The window TTAGCTCTCCAGTCCGGCCCTTCAATAGATGCACTATCTCCTATTGCGTATATATTTTCAAATCCCTTTACCTGACAGGTATCTTCTATTTTCAAAAATCCCGTTTCTGTCTGTGGCAGGTCTGAGTTTTTAATTACAGGATGACCATCTCCTGCAGGAGTGAAAACAATAAGATCTGCCTCAATAATGCTATCATCTTCTAAAATAACAGAGCTAGGGGTAAATTCCTTTATCTTTTTACCGGTAATTTTCTTTATGTTCATATTTTTAAACATCATATCCATCATCTTCAGGGCTTTCTCACCGAGTCTAGCTCCCGGTTTAGGCATCGGAGCAAAAAATGTAATTTCAAATTTATCTCTGACACCTAATTTTTTTAAATGGTTATGAATGTTAAACATAACTTCAAAGACTGGACCTCCTCTAACAGCTTCAGGGGCTTTAGGATTACCTCCAAATCCGAAGGCTATTTTGCCACTGCCTTGATTTATTAAATTTTCCAGTCTATTTTTAATCTCTATGATTTCCTTAGGGCTTCCACATACAGAGAGGGTATTTTCAATACCTTTGTGCTTTAATTTTGTTTGTCCCAGAGCAATAACCATATAATCAAAATCTGTCTGTTTTCCTTTTTTTTCCGTTTCATAATAAAACTCTTTTCCCGAAATAGATACAACTTTATCAATCTCAACTTCAAATCCGTGTGCATCAGCTATATTTTTCAGGGGAATTTGGACATCTTCCGGTGATTTTTCTCCTGTTGGTATCCAGATAGATATTGGGTATACAAATAAAGAGTCCCTATCTGAAACAAGTTTTACCTGAAAACCTTCTTTCCTTAAAGCTATCGCTGCCTCAGCCCCTGCTATCCCACCACCTAATACAACAACTTTTTTCATTTTAGCCCTCCTGTTTATTAGCATATAATAATATCATAATATCTGCTTTTCTAAAATAAATGTTGTAAATCATCTTTTTTATAGATAATTTGTAATATAGATTTTAAAAAACTACCAAGGAGATGAGCCATGGGAGAATTTGCAAAAAATATCACTGTAAACGGAAATAGCTACAAAATCTACAGCCTTGAAAAGCTTAATCAATTACATCCTGGGGTGGAGACACTTCCATTTTCAATCAGAGTTCTTGCAGAAAACCTTATCAGAAAATTTGATGGAAGGGTTGTTACTGAGAAGCATATAGAAGAAATAGCAACATGGAAGAAACGTTATGAAACTCCAGTAGAAATTCCTTTCCATCCTGCAAGGGTTATAATGCAGGACTTTACAGGAGTTCCGGGGGTTGTTGACCTTGCAGCTATGAGAGATGCAGCAAAAGAACTGGGAATTGACCCGAAAAAAGTTAATCCCCTCGTTCCTGTTGACCTTGTTATAGACCACTCTATCCAGATTGATTTCTTCGGAACAGAAGAGGCTTTAAAGAAAAATCTTGAGATGGAATACAAAAGAAATAAAGAAAGATACCAGCTTCTTAAATGGGCTCAGAATGCATTTGATAACCTGAGAATATTCCCTCCAGGAAGCGGTATTATTCATCAGGTAAACCTTGAGTATATAGCACAGGTTGTTATGAAAGGACAGGAAAATGGGGAAACTGTAGCATATCCGGACACCCTTGTAGGAACAGATTCACACACAACAATGATAAACGGTCTTGGGGTTCTCGGATGGGGTGTTGGTGGAATTGAAGCTGAAGCAGTTATGCTTGGACAACCTTACTATATGAAAATTCCTGAGGTTATCGGAGTTAAACTTACAGGAGAACTTCCTGAAGGGGCAACGACAACAGACCTTGTCCTGACAATAACTCAAAAACTCAGGGAGTATGGCGTTGTTGAAAAATTTGTTGAGTTCTTCGGTGAAGGTGTTAAGAAACTCTCCCTTCCAGACAGAGCAACTATAGCAAATATGGCTCCGGAATACGGTGCAACAATGGGATTCTTCCCTGTAGATGAAGAAACAGTAAACTTCCTCAGGCTAACAAATAGAAAAGAAGCAGCTGAGCTTGTTGAGGCTTATACAAAAGAAAATATGCTGTTCTACGATGGCAAAAATGACCCTGATTATACTGATGTCATAGAAATAGACATGTCTCAGGTTGAACCTTCTCTGGCAGGTCCTTCAAGACCTCAAGATAGGGTAAATCTTAGAGATATGAAAAAAACATTTATAGACCTTCTGAACTGTAATTACAACAGAGAGATTGATATAAAAGAGATAACAGCATTTGAGGATGAAGCCGGTAAAGATATGGAAATCGGCGAATGTAGAATACACAAAGGTAAGAAAATAGCTAAAATCAATCTTGATGGTGAAGAAGTTGTTATCGGAGATGGTTCCGTTGTAATTGCATCAATAACTTCCTGCACAAACACTTCTAACCCATCTGTGTTAATAGGAGCAGGTTTACTTGCCAAAAAAGCTGTTGAAAAAGGCTTATCTGTTAAACCTTATGTAAAAACATCTCTTGCTCCCGGTTCCCGTGTTGTTGAAGGATACTTGAAAAAAGCCGGATTACTTCCTTATCTGGAAGCTTTAAGATTTCATATTGTTGGATTTGGTTGCACAACTTGTATTGGAAACAGTGGTCCTCTCCATCCTGAAATAGAAAAGGCGATTAAAGAAAATGACCTTATTGTATCTGCAGTTCTATCAGGAAACAGGAACTTTGAGGCAAGGATACATCCTGATGTAAAGGCTAACTGGCTTGCTTCTCCATTACTTGTTGTAGCTTATGCAATCGCAGGTAGAACTGATATAGACCTGACAACAGAGCCTATAGGAAAAGACCCTAATGGAAATCCTATATACCTGAAGGATATCTGGCCTTCCCAGGAAGAAATTAAACAGATTATGAATCAGGTCCTTGATGAAAAAGTATTTGAAGAGAAGTATAAAGATATCCTCCTTGGAGATGAATACTGGCAGGCCCTTGAAGCCCCTACAGGAGAAACATTTGAATGGGATCCTGCATCAACATATATTAGAAAACCTCCTTACTTTGATAACTTTACAGTTGAGGTTGATCCTCCAACAGATATTAAAGGTGCAAGGGTTCTTGAACTACTTGGAGATTCGGTAACAACAGACCATATCTCACCTGCAGGTAAAATTCCTCCAGAATATCCGGCAGGTAAATATCTCCTTGAACATGGTGTTCCTGTTGAGGAGTTTAACTCTTATGGTGCAAGAAGAGGAAATCATGAAGTTATGGTAAGGGGAACATTTGCCAATGTTCGTATCAAAAACAAACTGGTTGCACCTAAAGAAGGTGGATATACTCTGAAATTCCCAGAGAAAAAAGAGATGTTTGTTTATTACGCAGCAGTTGAATATGCAAGAGAAGGAACTCCCCTTATTGTTTTAGGCGGAAAAGAATACGGAACAGGTTCATCAAGGGACTGGGCAGCAAAGGGAACACAGCTTTTAGGAGTT of the Persephonella sp. genome contains:
- the acnA gene encoding aconitate hydratase AcnA, encoding MGEFAKNITVNGNSYKIYSLEKLNQLHPGVETLPFSIRVLAENLIRKFDGRVVTEKHIEEIATWKKRYETPVEIPFHPARVIMQDFTGVPGVVDLAAMRDAAKELGIDPKKVNPLVPVDLVIDHSIQIDFFGTEEALKKNLEMEYKRNKERYQLLKWAQNAFDNLRIFPPGSGIIHQVNLEYIAQVVMKGQENGETVAYPDTLVGTDSHTTMINGLGVLGWGVGGIEAEAVMLGQPYYMKIPEVIGVKLTGELPEGATTTDLVLTITQKLREYGVVEKFVEFFGEGVKKLSLPDRATIANMAPEYGATMGFFPVDEETVNFLRLTNRKEAAELVEAYTKENMLFYDGKNDPDYTDVIEIDMSQVEPSLAGPSRPQDRVNLRDMKKTFIDLLNCNYNREIDIKEITAFEDEAGKDMEIGECRIHKGKKIAKINLDGEEVVIGDGSVVIASITSCTNTSNPSVLIGAGLLAKKAVEKGLSVKPYVKTSLAPGSRVVEGYLKKAGLLPYLEALRFHIVGFGCTTCIGNSGPLHPEIEKAIKENDLIVSAVLSGNRNFEARIHPDVKANWLASPLLVVAYAIAGRTDIDLTTEPIGKDPNGNPIYLKDIWPSQEEIKQIMNQVLDEKVFEEKYKDILLGDEYWQALEAPTGETFEWDPASTYIRKPPYFDNFTVEVDPPTDIKGARVLELLGDSVTTDHISPAGKIPPEYPAGKYLLEHGVPVEEFNSYGARRGNHEVMVRGTFANVRIKNKLVAPKEGGYTLKFPEKKEMFVYYAAVEYAREGTPLIVLGGKEYGTGSSRDWAAKGTQLLGVKAVIVKSFERIHRSNLVGMGVLPLVFKEGEGWEELGLDGSETYEIIGIEDMKPGKELTVKATKENGEVVEFNVISRLDTVVDVEYFQNGGILPMVLRKIIRES
- a CDS encoding FAD-dependent oxidoreductase, whose translation is MKKVVVLGGGIAGAEAAIALRKEGFQVKLVSDRDSLFVYPISIWIPTGEKSPEDVQIPLKNIADAHGFEVEIDKVVSISGKEFYYETEKKGKQTDFDYMVIALGQTKLKHKGIENTLSVCGSPKEIIEIKNRLENLINQGSGKIAFGFGGNPKAPEAVRGGPVFEVMFNIHNHLKKLGVRDKFEITFFAPMPKPGARLGEKALKMMDMMFKNMNIKKITGKKIKEFTPSSVILEDDSIIEADLIVFTPAGDGHPVIKNSDLPQTETGFLKIEDTCQVKGFENIYAIGDSASIEGPDWRAKQGHLAEVMARATAHNIAIKEGLKTGKPEGYKEHINIMCLMDTGNGGALAYRSDKKAMLVPMPIVGHLMKKAWGVYYKLYKLGKIPRLI